The Odocoileus virginianus isolate 20LAN1187 ecotype Illinois unplaced genomic scaffold, Ovbor_1.2 Unplaced_Contig_3, whole genome shotgun sequence genome includes a window with the following:
- the ACAD9 gene encoding complex I assembly factor ACAD9, mitochondrial isoform X3 → MQVPEEYGGLGLSNTMYARLGEVIGLDASIAVTLAAHQAIGLKGIILAGSKEQKARYLPRLASGEHVAAFCLTEPASGSDAASIRTRATLSADKRHYILNGAKVWITNGGLANVFTVFAKTEVVDSDGSVKDKMTAFIVERDFGGVTNGKPEDKMGIRGSNTCEVHFENTRVPVENVLGEVGGGFKVAMNILNSGRFSMGSVVAGMLKKLIEMTAEYACTRKQFNRNLSEFGLIQEKFALMAQKAYVMESMAYLTAAMLDAPGFPDCSIEAAMVKVFSSEGAWTCVSEALQILGGSGYIRDYPYERLLRDSRILLIFEGTNEILRMYIALTGLQHAGRILTARVNELKRGNVTTIMETVGQRLRDSLGRTVDLGLTGKLGVVHPSLADGAHKLEENVYYFGRSVETLLLRFGKAIVEEQLVLKRVANVLVNLYGMTAVLSRASRSIRLGLRDHDHEVLLANIFCSEAYHQNLFTLSQLDKHSPENLDELVKKVSQQILEKRAYICTHPLDRAP, encoded by the exons GTGGCCTGGGCCTCTCCAACACCATGTACGCGCGGCTGGGGGAGGTCATCGGCCTGGACGCCTCGATCGCCGTGACTCTGGCGGCTCACCAGGCCATCGGCCTCAAG GGCATCATCTTGGCTGGCAGCAAGGAGCAGAAGGCCAGGTACCTGCCCAGGCTGGCGTCCGGGGAGCACGTGGCCGCCTTCTGCCTGACGGAGCCAGCCAG TGGGAGCGATGCCGCCTCCATCCGGACCAGGGCCACGCTCAGTGCAGATAAGAGGCACTACATCCTCAACGGTGCCAAG GTCTGGATCACCAATGGAGGATTAGCCAACGTCTTCACTGTGTTTGCAAAAACGGAGGTCGTTGATTCCGATGGCTCAGTGAAGGACAAGATGACAGCCTTCATAGTAGAGAGAGACTTTGGTGGCGTCACCAACGGGAAACCCGAGGATAAGATGGGCATTCGAGGCTCCAACA CCTGCGAGGTCCACTTCGAGAACACCAGGGTGCCCGTGGAGAACGTCCTTGGAGAAGTCGGAGGCGGCTTTAAG GTGGCCATGAACATCCTCAACAGCGGGCGCTTCAGCATGGGCAGCGTGGTGGCTGGGATGCTCAAGAAACTGATCG AAATGACTGCCGAGTACGCCTGCACGAGGAAACAGTTCAACAGGAACCTCAGTGAGTTCGGCCTGATTCAG GAGAAGTTTGCCCTGATGGCGCAGAAGGCCTACGTGATGGAAAGCATGGCCTACCTCACGGCGGCAATGCTGGACGCGCCTGGCTTCCCCGACTGCTCCATCGAGGCCGCCATGGTGAAG GTGTTCAGCTCCGAGGGCGCCTGGACGTGTGTGAGCGAGGCGCTGCAGATCCTCGGTGGCTCGGGCTACATCAGGGACTACCCGTACGAGCGCCTCCTGCGCGACAGCCGCATCCTGCTCATCTTCGAG GGAACCAACGAGATCCTCCGCATGTACATCGCCCTGACAGGCCTGCAGCACGCCGGCCGCATTCTGACTGCAAGGGTCAA TGAGCTCAAACGGGGCAACGTGACCACCATCATGGAGACCGTGGGCCAGAGGCTTCGGGACTCCCTGGGCCGCACTGTGGACCTGGGTCTGACCGGGAAGCTTGGAGTTGTACACCCCAGCCTCGCG GACGGCGCCCACAAGCTCGAGGAAAACGTGTACTACTTCGGCCGCTCTGTGGAGACCCTGCTGCTCCGCTTTGGCAAG GCCATCGTGGAAGAGCAGCTGGTCTTGAAGCGAGTGGCCAACGTGCTCGTGAACCTGTACGGGATGACAGCCGTGCTGTCTCGGGCCAGCCGCTCCATCCGCCTGGGGCTGCGTGACCACGACCACGAG GTTCTGTTGGCCAACATCTTCTGCTCAGAAGCTTACCACCAGAATCTCTTCACCCTGTCTCAGCTGGACAAGC ATTCTCCAGAAAACCTGGATGAACTGGTCAAGAAGGTGTCCCAGCAGATCCTGGAGAAGCGGGCCTACATCTGCACCCACCCTCTAGACCGGGCGCCCTGA